Proteins encoded within one genomic window of Plasmodium cynomolgi strain B DNA, chromosome 11, whole genome shotgun sequence:
- a CDS encoding c3h4-type ring finger protein (putative): MNEKENEYDSLYDVIYDYDVNEEFLKGKDNNVQSAKPVLCDIKSKLTAKGESESFVDELSGSAHPNDATNDENEESVSSLSSIRLNDKNGDCAGGGEMESQLMPQKNTPDSAKENVISSDNMAHFEKREDLPFLKSNTQHNDSGNAEGSNSKAVEREEAKIRITSCESCNKEKDHHRRILSTDWQSTYSSHDVTVGKNYNNVVNRKNRLGENAPKEQGTIAERPQTDEVKDGETHHNNDVMIKDRGVKEKYKKLRFEDDIYNENGDEKTEAKNEQGPNQEEINKLEEKSAISKDNKNVEHSNGNDTSEEKNKTEKNAKKNTTSENDGTSTFECNICFDDVRDPVVTKCGHLFCWLCLSAWIKKNNDCPVCKAEVSRENVIPLYGRGKNSSEHKYSNVEEPRPTPKRKESVRRNNGYSNNLGLRASFGVWVNPFSFGMSYTNMSEEPYFYESGGGDNRTQAETYQAEAASSFFFFLGFFLSLYILFYSS; this comes from the exons atgaatgaaaaagaaaacgaatatGATTCGCTATACGATGTAATATACGATTATGACGTTAACGAAGAATTCCTGAAGGGGAAGGACAACAACGTTCAGTCTGCAAAACCGGTTCTCTGTGACATAAAAAGTAAGTTAACTGCTAAGGGAGAAAGCGAAAGCTTTGTGGATGAGCTTTCGGGAAGTGCCCACCCAAATGACGCAACAAATGATGAAAACGAAGAAAGCGTCTCATCATTATCGTCCATACggttaaatgataaaaatggcgattgcgcaggggggggtgaaATGGAGAGCCAGCTAATGCCTCAGAAGAACACCCCAGATAGTGCTAAAGAGAACGTAATAAGCTCCGATAACATggcccattttgaaaaaagggaagatcTGCCATTCTTAAAAAGTAACACACAGCATAATGATAGTGGTAACGCTGAAGGTAGCAATTCTAAAGCGGTCGAAAGAGAGGAGGCCAAAATT CGAATAACCAGCTGCGAAAGCTgcaataaagaaaaggacCACCACAGGAGGATACTATCAACCGACTGGCAGAGTACATACAGCTCGCACGACGTTACTGTAggcaaaaattataacaacGTAGTGAACCGTAAAAACAGATTAGGAGAAAATGCCCCCAAGGAACAGGGAACCATAGCGGAGCGGCCCCAGACCGATGAGGTAAAAGACGGAGAAACACATCACAATAACGACGTTATGATAAAAGATCGGGgggtaaaggaaaaatacaaaaaactTAGATTCGAagatgatatatataatgaaaatggggatgaaaaaactgaggcaaaaaatgaacaaggcCCAAATcaggaagaaataaacaaattggaagaaaaaagtgccATTAGTAAAgacaacaaaaatgtagaacACAGTAATGGTAATGACACctcggaagaaaaaaacaaaacggaaaaaaatgctaagaaAAACACAACATCAGAAAATGATGGCACAAGTACATTCGAATGTAACATTTGTTTTGATGATGTGAGGGACCCAGTGGTAACAAAATGTGGCCATCTGTTCTGCTGGTTATGTCTCTCCGCttggattaaaaaaaataatgactgCCCTGTCTGCAAAGCTGAAGTTTCAAGAGAAAATGTAATACCTCTGTACGGAAGGGGCAAAAATAGCAGCGAACATAAATATTCGAATGTGGAAGAACCTAGACCCACAccgaaaaggaaagaaagtgTTAGGAGAAATAATGGCTATTCTAACAATTTAGGGCTAAGGGCTTCCTTTGGCGTTTGGGTGAAccctttttcctttggaATGTCCTACACCAACATGTCAGAAGAGCCCTACTTTTATGAAAGCGGTGGTGGTGACAACAGAACCCAGGCAGAAACGTATCAAGCGGAAGCCgcatcttcctttttctttttcttgggtttttttctgtccctCTATATTTTGTTCTACTCTTCCTAG
- a CDS encoding troponin c-like protein (putative) — MRDKKKGIYRICSLSNIKKFCKKLKLSNVSTDGLVDVFNHYDVHRTGKISKDQFKSLFTTVGSRMSNAEMDAIIRELCNQGDQIDYKEFLSK, encoded by the exons Atgagggacaaaaaaaaaggaatttata GGATATGTTCCCTatcaaatataaaaaagttttgcaaaaaactCAAGCTGTCTAATGTCTCCACGGACGGATTAGTGGACGTATTTAACCATTACGACGTTCAT agaacagGCAAAATTTCCAAGGATCAGTTTAAGTCACTCTTCACCACTGTTGGGTCAAGAATGTCCAATGCAGAAATGGATGCAATTATCAG GGAGCTGTGCAACCAGGGGGACCAAATTGATTACAAGGAGTTCCTGAGCAAGTAA
- a CDS encoding hypothetical protein (putative), with translation MKSVEHDNDSASQGNEVKEEVVNKYILDKLSLFFNNNIKSISHDDDKNNEEENEREKCRKADTTSTNDISSTTVGTEKNGPLSKKNSSVNIIERNNTNVVDVYSTNNQHGVVSNTTSGIEKNLSSVPNVSIISANEKNNLNIVDINDMHVLENNALSNSLEKDILMHNGGQMKRENNLEKANSISINDLFKLNSDAYLNIDSSLKKGNLSEILTNENNLNMYNHYNNGSSISNNVVKKNERWKRYIKCIEPFLDVHTIINLSQTCKFFYKRKYKVWHNRLIFNSYLGYNPRVLYEYVFPRIYKHIHRSVRRRLCLDFTMCTLIKDITVANVLNQIYNFDSLNTKHLFIYNLQEIYFDFCHHLTDKTLEVLAQTRLPSLKTLSIKCVRNKYLTCAPLTVMLRKNKWPVFTNFICSFSNAWLEPIFIMANFIINRANNQNHLIYHKLKNLRKTLETMKNFDNSIVSSSAHEECNRRIINESNSYNFMSLQSCADGSSSMEKSNFADYSCTHGNNHAGCSGVCSGGCPNECTNTYSNNVYSRSRDQDRSRNTGSKKKLKSLLNSETECSISQSETNNNFSLFNNFFYNTMKHFGYSSKMQNGLPYPDYSTLAKSSPQSRKDELQVPAPSSRPQGSAVSSGVGIGSGIGMGSSYGGHIHGNRAHEKKDIFDEFLSGECSATCSPANEPENSSCAMKHECKGTDVKCMKREEDEESYNAEERGHVGEAHQNSHNEGGTNCCEKRRQTNENSKRKNDEKGFPENVEEEIKIRKVREGEERRNEKRIDNERRSDIERRSDNERRSDNEGRERKRGEDPQVNNPSDRKGDKRSHKKYEEEEETEEHVYENNSVINHAEEKHATKEAHGAEKKNHKKKKLEKKNFYESKKSNRIGSNKKSKVLTAENIFCMNILHNNVNTFDEEEEEDEEDDEEDEEKNLNKCRCNGKSCIYTTEEINFKCKCDDCPFANGYKNLISVDDPYIQSHFVQPNLDILGSWGSKCFLESIGLDIYVKGYSVALKNENIKICVKLSKKIQEELYDLSKSEKYKNNNLVYLLRDKGSELLSNTPLTIETDENRGIDIWTLPISLAISKKNRYLFYLVLKGGAKIDIWDYLGKSPLYIACENESKEFVEVLLEERRKRKKKNNIIQYSYKNSVTMDREGSLAEGANSSNDARVNDGGQGASPPSATEMEKNAHKGGSSPEGGSLEKGNSFDKGSSLEKANSIYKGNTLEKQNTNDAESTTWEGTKKNNDNCNTICVSPYGNTCDRYYVTFPIDIENGYIPLNIAIKKKNFSIVNSLVKNGENLNIICPFVRDYKSPLYLACENNISEIIQLLLENKANPNWCYHNKFTPILLAYNLNKAWVNHFIDAGAGEKPCDRHILTEVLSCAIFKNDLSTVQLLLKKYPQLLQKEHNLWSLPFIQASKLERLNILKYLHTLKKEIINQLDSNNVLSPIHAAAEEGNLEILKFLLENNVNINLTNKYHQNALHIACLENQEKVVQLLLTHNIDVNCKDNINGECPLMICIRTRNEILAHHILNEGKNINYNLTNIHGETSLIYSIFYGLYDIADVLMTRGADVSVRDINGDKSYNVACERVLSHRTCKKVLKKFLKLYRSQNKNFLPKKNKINKKNKFYQSYQSINQSFLSIFRIKKEKKKKKPQSPYAVENDEGVLR, from the exons ATGAAGAGTGTTGAACATGATAATGACTCAGCCTCGCAAGGAAATGAAGTAAAGGAAGAAGTAGTAAACAAATACATACTAGATAAACTgagcttattttttaacaacaatATTAAGTCCATATCACATGATGATGATAAAAacaatgaagaagaaaatgaaagagaaaaatgcagGAAAGCAGACACAACCTCTACCAATGATATTAGCAGCACGACAGTAGGAACGGAGAAAAATGGTccattaagcaaaaaaaatagctcaGTAAATATCATCGAAAGGAATAACACCAATGTTGTGGATGTATATAGTACGAATAACCAACATGGGGTGGTTAGCAACACAACGTCgggaatagaaaaaaacctTTCGAGTGTCCCCAATGTCAGCATTATCAGCGCGAACGAAAAGAATAATCTCAACATTGTTGACATAAACGACATGCACGTTTTGGAAAATAACGCCTTAAGTAATTCACTAGAGAAAGATATCTTAATGCATAATGGTGGgcaaatgaaaagggaaaataaccTCGAAAAAGCCAACAGTATAAGCATTAACGACCTGTTCAAGCTAAACTCAGACGCATATCTTAACATTGACAGCTCGCTGAAGAAAGGGAACCTCAGCGaaattttaacaaacgaGAATAACCTTAACATGTACAATCATTACAACAATGGAAGCAGTATCAGTAACAATGTcgtaaagaaaaacgaaagatGGAAGAGATACATTAAATGCATTGAACCATTTTTAGATGTTCATACCATTATTAATTTAAGTCAAacgtgtaaatttttttacaaaaggaaatataaagTATGGCATAATAGGTTAATATTTAACAGCTATCTAGGCTATAACCCTAGAGTGCTGTACGAATATGTTTTCCCCAGAATATATAAGCACATTCACAGATCAGTTAGGAGAAGGCTTTGTCTAGATTTCACCATGTGTACTTTAATAAAAGATATAACAGTAGCAAATGTACTAAACCAAATTTACAACTTTGATTCCTTAAATACGAAgcatttgtttatatataatttacaagAAATTTACTTTGACTTCTGTCATCATTTGACGGATAAAACTTTAGAAGTTTTGGCACAGACCAGATTGCCGTCTTTAAAAACGCTAAGTATAAAATGTGTTCGGAATAAATACTTAACGTGCGCTCCCTTGACAGTTATGTTGAGGAAAAATAAGTGGCCAGTTTTTACCAActttatttgttccttttccaaTGCCTGGTTAGAACCCATTTTCATTATGgccaattttattatcaatCGAGCGAACAATCaaaatcatttaatttatcataagtTGAAGAACTTACGTAAGACGTTAGAGACgatgaaaaattttgataattccatcgtttcttcttctgcgcATGAGGAATGTAACCGCAGAATTATTAACGAAAGTAATAGTTACAATTTTATGAGTTTACAGAGCTGTGCGGATGGCAGTAGTAGCATGGAGAAGTCAAACTTCGCAGACTACTCCTGCACGCATGGCAACAACCACGCGGGGTGTAGTGGTGTATGTAGTGGTGGATGTCCCAACGAGTGCACCAACACTTATAGCAACAATGTGTACAGCCGCAGCCGTGACCAGGATCGCAGCCGAAACACCGGCAGCAAGAAAAAACTGAAGTCTCTGCTGAATAGTGAAACAGAGTGCAGCATCAGTCAGTCCGAAACGAATAACAACTTCAgcctttttaacaattttttctataatacTATGAAGCACTTTGGCTATTCTTCGAAGATGCAGAATGGCTTGCCGTACCCCGACTATAGCACCCTTGCGAAGAGTTCCCCTCAGAGCCGAAAGGACGAACTGCAGGTGCCTGCGCCAAGTTCGAGGCCACAAGGCAGCGCAGTCAGCAGCGGGGTCGGCATTGGGAGCGGCATCGGAATGGGTAGCAGCTACGGTGGGCACATCCACGGCAA CCGCGCGCACGAGAAGAAGGACATCTTTGACGAGTTCCTCTCGGGCGAATGCAGCGCAACGTGCAGCCCCGCGAACGAGCCGGAAAATAGCTCCTGCGCGATGAAGCACGAATGCAAAGGAACAGACGTCAAGTGtatgaaaagggaagaagatgaagagagTTACAACGCAGAGGAGAGAGGACACGTGGGAGAAGCTCATCAGAATAGTCACAATGAGGGAGGTACCAACTGTTGCGAGAAGAGGAGACAGACGAATGAAAATAGCAAGAGGAAGAACGACGAGAAGGGGTTCCCCGAAAATGtagaggaagaaataaaaattcgaaaagTAAGAGAAGGCGAGGAGAGgcgaaatgagaaaaggaTCGACAATGAGAGGAGAAGCGACATCGAGAGGAGAAGCGATAATGAGAGGAGAAGCGATAATGAAGGGAGGGAAAGGAAGAGGGGGGAAGACCCCCAGGTGAATAACCCAAGTGATAGAAAGGGAGACAAAAGAAGTCACAAAAAGtacgaagaagaggaagagacTGAAGAGCACGTGTACGAAAATAATAGTGTAATAAACCATGCGGAGGAGAAACATGCAACAAAAGAAGCACAtggggcagaaaaaaaaaaccataaaaaaaaaaaactcgagaagaaaaatttctatgaaagtaaaaaaagtaatcgAATTggaagtaataaaaaatccaAAGTGTTAACagcagaaaatattttttgtatgaatattttacaCAATAATGTAAACACGtttgatgaggaggaagaggaagacgaagaagatgacgaggaggatgaagaaaaaaatttgaacaagTGCCGATGTAATGGAAAGAGTTGTATATACACCacagaagaaattaattttaagtGTAAATGTGATGACTGCCCCTTTGCCAATGgctacaaaaatttaatatcaGTGGACGACCCCTATATTCAGTCACACTTTGTGCAACCCAATTTGGATATCCTGGGCTCATGGGGAAGTAAATGCTTCCTCGAAAGTATAGGACTCGATATATACGTCAAAGGTTACAGTGtagcattaaaaaatgaaaatataaaaatttgtgtaaagTTAAGTAAAAAGATACAGGAAGAATTGTACGATTTGAGCAAAAgtgagaaatataaaaataataatttggtTTACTTACTCAGAGATAAGGGAAGTGAATTGCTATCGAACACTCCGTTAACCATCGAAACTGATGAGAATAGAGGAATCGACATTTGGACGTTACCTATATCTTTGGCCATTAGCAAAAAGAATAGATACCTCTTCTATTTGGTACTAAAAGGAGGGGCCAAAATTGACATTTGGGATTACTTAGGAAAGTCTCCCTTGTACATTGCGTGCGAAAATGAATCCAAAGAGTTCGTGGAGGTGTTGCTAGAAGAGAGGAGGAaacggaagaagaaaaataacatcatCCAGTACAGCTATAAAAACTCTGTTACGATGGACCGAGAAGGATCCCTTGCGGAGGGAGCCAACAGTAGTAACGACGCCCGGGTGAACGACGGGGGTCAGGGTGCATCTCCCCCATCCGCCAcggaaatggagaaaaatgcccacaaagggggaagttCACCAGAAGGAGGTTCCCTCGAAAAGGGCAACTCTTTCGATAAGGGAAGTTCCCTCGAGAAGGCAAACTCTATTTATAAGGGAAACACACTCGAAAAGCAAAACACAAATGATGCAGAGTCAACCACGTGGGAaggaaccaaaaaaaataacgacaaCTGCAACACCATTTGTGTGAGTCCCTATGGAAACACATGCGACCGTTATTATGTGACCTTCCCCATAGACATAGAAAATGGATACATCCCTCTTAACATCGccattaagaagaaaaatttctcGATCGTGAATTCGCTagtgaaaaatggagaaaatttgaatatcATCTGCCCCTTCGTGAGGGACTACAAGTCCCCCCTGTACCTCGCCTGCGAAAATAACATAAGTGAAATTATACAGCTACTACTAGAAAATAAGGCCAACCCAAACTGGTGCTACCATAACAAATTTACACCCATTTTGCTTGCCTACAATTTAAACAAGGCTTGGGTGAATCATTTTATTGATGCCGGGGCAGGAGAGAAACCTTGCGATAGACATATTTTAACTGAAGTTTTATcgtgtgcaatttttaaaaatgatttatctACTGTACAGTTATTGTTGAAGAAGTACCCACAGCTTCTACAGAAGGAACATAATTTATGGTCCCTACCATTTATCCAGGCATCCAAGTTGGAGAGACTAAACATATTGAAATATCTGCACAcattgaagaaggaaattatTAACCAGCTTGATTCAAACAATGTATTATCTCCAATCCATGCTgcagcagaagaaggaaatttgGAGATATTAAAATTCTTACttgaaaataatgtaaatataaacttaacaaataaatacCATCAAAATGCTTTGCATATCGCTTGCTTAGAAAATCAAGAAAAAGTTGTCCAACTTCTGCTAACACATAATATAGATGTAAACTGTAAGGATAACATCAATGGGGAATGCCCCTTAATGATATGCATCCGGACAAGGAATGAAATCCTAGCACATCATATTCTTaatgaagggaaaaatattaattacaACCTTACCAATATACATGGAGAAACTTCTCTaatatattccattttttatggaCTGTACGATATTGCCGATGTTCTGATGACCAGAGGAGCGGATGTCTCAGTGAGGGATATCAATGGAGACAAGTCTTACAACGTCGCATGCGAGAGGGTGCTGTCGCACAGGACTTGCAAAAAAGTACTAAAGAAATTTCTCAAGCTGTACAGGTCACAAAATAAGAACTTTCTTCccaagaaaaacaaaattaacaaaaaaaataaattttaccAGTCCTACCAGAGCATCAACCAGAGCTTCCTCAGCATCTTCCGCAtcaagaaggagaaaaagaagaagaagccccAGTCGCCGTACGCGGTTGAAAATGACGAGGGCGTCCTTCGCTAG
- a CDS encoding hypothetical protein (putative) — protein sequence MEREVDCQTDSADLSEEITISEKLNSILVAYAKNMILHNPAESSEDEHAIKKKIYEWSREYFQKLYDENGGDANNADDGGSQTESSATRTGGHSVKDQIKKEMERGDGILYDLVFSAGEEVLQLGARQPRKVIYILIVGQIQVDAMVQ from the exons ATGGAACGAGAGGTGGACTGCCAAACCGACTCGGCTGACCTATCGGAAGAAATAACCATTTCGGAAAAGCTGAATAGCATCCTGGTGGCCTATGCGAAAAATATGATACTTCACAATCCAGCCGAGTCCTCTGAAGATGAGCATgcaattaagaaaaaaatatacgaatGGTCAAGGGAGTACTTTCAAAAGttatatgatgaaaatgGGGGGGACGCAAACAATGCAGATGACGGTGGCTCGCAGACCGAGTCGAGTGCTACTCGTACTGGTGGTCATTCGGTGAAGgatcaaattaaaaaggagatgGAACGG GGGGATGGCATCCTTTATGACTTGGTATTTAGTGCTGGAGAGGAAGTCCTTCAGCTCGGAGCGAGACAACCACGCAAAGTCATTTATATACTCATTGTTGGGCAGATCCAAGTTGACGCCATGGTTCAG
- a CDS encoding hypothetical protein (putative), translated as MIRKIAERGIMKKNAHRSYFHLGKHSGGFFLSDKKYVHYEGGLKRGSNHLGNDPAEAGNTIDSYIGNRVSDNEHASASPGEENKIVVHQKYKVQIALCIDRFPLTFQQEEFEKDFEDFKDKWLQKTNNNLNINEEFLHMKYNLSSFHDRKKENQLESTNLEDEMGHQKGKKDKGVDDVPGEEAMSAENDDLENLFAIEGIQNILNAKGKKKKKTMEMRMRKKKKSMMMIMKTNITIEIL; from the coding sequence ATGATACGAAAAATTGCGGAAAGAGgaattatgaaaaagaatgcaCACCGGAGTTACTTCCATTTGGGCAAACACAGTGGAGGGTTCTTCCTCAGTGACAAAAAGTATGTACACTACGAGGGTGGCTTGAAACGGGGGAGTAACCATTTAGGCAATGATCCTGCTGAGGCAGGTAACACCATTGACAGCTATATTGGCAACCGTGTTAGCGATAATGAACATGCCAGCGCATCACCCggggaggaaaacaaaatagtcGTACACCAAAAGTACAAAGTGCAAATTGCCCTGTGCATAGACAGATTCCCCCTGACATTTCAGCAGGAAGAGTTTGAAAAAGATTTCGAAGATTTCAAAGACAAATGGCTTCAAAAAACGAACAACAATTTGAATATCAACGAGGAATTTTTACAcatgaaatataatttgaGTTCCTTTCACGAtcggaaaaaggaaaaccaGCTTGAGAGCACCAATTTAGAGGATGAAATGGGacaccaaaaaggaaaaaaagataaaggtGTGGATGATGTGCCAGGTGAAGAAGCGATGTCTGCAGAAAATGACGATCTCGAAAATTTGTTTGCCATAGAAGGTAtacaaaacattttaaacgcaaaagggaaaaaaaaaaaaaaaacgatggaGATgagaatgaggaaaaaaaaaaaaagcatgatGATGATCATGAAAACGAATATAACTATAGAAATATTATGA
- a CDS encoding pyruvate kinase (putative): MNSFKFKNSTTGASLQSAANITLRQILEPSTVDLRSKKTHIVCTLGPACKSVETLVQLIDAGMNICRFNFSHGSHEDHKEMFNNVLKAQEQRPNALLGMLLDTKGPEIRTGLLKNKEAHLKEGSKLKLVTDYNFLGDETCIACSYKKLPQSVKKGNIILIADGSVSCKVLETHDDHVITEVLNSATIGEKKNMNLPNVKVDLPVIGEKDKNDILNFAIPMGCNFIAASFIQSAEDVRMIRNLLGPRGRHIKIIPKIENIEGIINFDNILAESDGIMIARGDLGMEISPEKVFLAQKLMISKCNLQGKPIITATQMLESMTKNPRPTRAEVTDVANAVLDGTDCVMLSGETAGGKFPVEAVTIMSKICLEAEACIDYKLLYQSLVSAIDTPISVQEAVARSAVETAESIGAVLIVALTETGYTARLIAKYKPSCTILALSASDSTVRCLNVHRGITCIKVGSFQGTDNVLRNAIEIAKERNLVKVGDSAICIHGIKEEVAGATNLMKVVQVE; this comes from the exons atgaactctttcaaatttaaaaactcCACCACTGGTGCAAGTTTGCAGAGCGCCGCAAACATAACCTTGAGGCAAATCCTGGAGCCCAGCACTGTGGATTTACGCTccaaaaaaacgcacattgTTTGTACGTTGGGCCCAGCGTGCAAATCCGTCGAAACGCTCGTGCAGTTGATAGACGCAG GAATGAACATTTGCCGATTCAACTTTTCCCATGGATCACATGAAGATCACAAGGAAATGTTCAACAATGTATTGAAGGCCCAGGAGCAGAGGCCAAACGCTTTATTGGGAATGCTGTTAGATACGAAGGGTCCCGAAATTCGAACAGGTCTTCTAAAAAACAAAGAGGCACATTTAAAGGAAGGAAGTAAGTTAAAGTTAGTTACAGATTATAATTTCTTAGGAGACGAAACTTGTATTGCTTGTTCATACAAAAAGTTGCCacaaagtgtaaaaaaaggaaatatcaTTTTAATTGCCGATGGATCTGTTAGCTGTAAAGTGTTAGAAACACATGATGACCATGTGATAACAGAAGTGTTAAATTCAGCTAccattggagaaaaaaaaaatatgaatttacCGAATGTTAAGGTCGACTTACCAGTCATAGgagaaaaagacaaaaatgacattCTCAACTTCGCCATTCCCATGGGTTGTAATTTTATAGCAGCTTCATTTATTCAGTCAGCAGAGGACGTCAGGATGATAAGGAATTTGTTAGGCCCTAGAGGAAGGCATATTAAAATCATCCCCAAGATAGAAAATATTGAGGGCATTATTAACTTTGACAATATTTTAGCTGAGTCTGATGGAATTATGATTGCTAGAGGGGACTTAGGAATGGAGATTTCTCCCGAGAAGGTTTTCCTGGCCCAGAAGCTCATGATTTCGAA atgCAACTTGCAAGGAAAGCCAATCATAACCGCCACCCAAATGTTAGAATCCATGACGAAGAACCCAAGACCAACAAGAGCCGAAGTGACAGATGTAGCCAATGCAGTGTTAGACGGAACCGATTGTGTCATGCTTTCCGGAGAAACAGCCGGTGGAAAGTTCCCTGTGGAAGCTGTCACAATTATGTCGAAGATTTGCTTAGAAGCCGAAGCATGCATTGATTATAAATTGCTATACCAATCATTGGTCAGTGCGATAGACACTCCGATAAGTGTACAAGAAGCTGTGGCTAGATCAGCTGTAGAAACAGCAGAATCTATCGGTGCAGTTTTAATTGTAGCTTTAACCGAGACAGGATACACTGCTAGATTGATAGCCAAGTACAAACCAAGCTGCACTATCCTAGCCCTCAGTGCCTCTGACTCCACGGTTAGGTGTCTGAATGTACACAGAGGAATCACGTGCATTAAAGTGGGATCATTCCAAGGAACCGACAACGTATTGAGAAATGCTATAGAAATTGCCAAAGAGAGGAACTTAGTCAAAGTAGGAGACAGTGCTATATGCATTCATGGTATTAAGGAAGAAGTCGCCGGAGCTACGAACTTGATGAAAGTGGTCCAAGTGGAGTAA
- a CDS encoding hypothetical protein (putative) yields MRTLAAKYHVLARNIFEKNSARRRKVEPRGLKRYLFTSFIFFCSPSMEKVIGTHSGRFHTDEILATVMLKFLPEYKDAKIIRTRDQEKLDQCDVVVDVGGVYDHEKKRYDHHQKEFNGTLDEKHDIRLSSAGLIYKHYAKDVFRKGFGITDEEKVNTLYDKIYTAFIESVDALDNGINQHEGVAKYQINTTLQHRVNRFNPNFLEDEADADERFMSAAQIVKEEFVSFVNYYSNVWYAAKTITLEAVKNRFNFHPSGRVIFLKKHCPYYDHVYDIEEELNIKDEILFCIYNDRYQECRCGTISKKNESFTIRLPFPKSFRGLQKEELEKVSNIPGLSFVHYSGFTSGGKSVDCLLKLVEATLKENNISF; encoded by the coding sequence ATGAGAACGCTGGCGGCCAAGTACCACGTGCTGGCAAGAAACATCTTCGAAAAGAACTCTGCCCGAAGGAGGAAAGTGGAACCCAGGGGATTGAAAAGGTACCTGTTCACGTCGTTCATCTTTTTCTGTTCGCCATCCATGGAAAAAGTCATAGGAACGCATTCGGGACGTTTCCATACGGACGAAATATTAGCCACCGTGATGTTAAAGTTTTTACCAGAATATAAAGATGCGAAGATTATTAGAACCCGTGACCAAGAAAAGCTAGACCAGTGTGATGTGGTGGTAGATGTAGGAGGAGTATACgatcatgaaaaaaaaagatatgaTCATCAccaaaaagaatttaatggAACTCTAGATGAAAAGCATGACATAAGACTAAGCAGTGCTGGACTAATTTACAAACACTATGCGAAAGATGTTTTTCGAAAAGGGTTTGGCATAacggatgaagaaaaggtgaacactctttatgataaaatatacacTGCCTTTATTGAATCTGTCGATGCCTTGGATAATGGAATTAACCAACATGAAGGAGTTGCCAAGTATCAAATTAATACTACCCTACAACATCGAGTGAATCGATTTAATCCCAACTTTCTTGAAGATGAAGCTGATGCCGACGAACGTTTTATGTCAGCTGCACAAATTGTTAAAGAAGAATTTGTTAGCTTCGTAAATTATTATTCGAATGTATGGTACGCAGCTAAAACTATTACCTTAGAAGCAGTAAAAAACAGATTCAATTTTCACCCCTCCGGAAGAGTTATTTTCTTGAAGAAGCATTGCCCCTACTACGATCATGTGTACGACATAGAAGAAGAACTAAACATAAAAGacgaaattttgttttgtatcTACAATGATAGATACCAGGAATGCAGATGTGGAACCATTTCcaagaaaaatgaatcctTCACCATTAGACTACCCTTTCCAAAAAGCTTTAGGGGTCTACAGAAAGAGGAATTGGAAAAAGTTTCGAACATCCCGGGACTATCCTTCGTCCATTATTCTGGATTCACTAGTGGAGGAAAAAGTGTGGACTGCCTGTTGAAGTTGGTGGAAGCAACTCTGAAGGAAAACAACATTTCCTTC